From the genome of Acidaminococcus sp.:
CTCCACGGGGCAATGATACATGGTGTCTTTCATGGTTCCCTCCTATGCTAACAATCAGCATGGCTTAGGCAAGGCCCAAACTCTTTGACAGTGCTTCCGCCAGGGTTTCGCAGACAGACGAATCAAAGGGCAGGCCTGTTCTGTTATTGTTGGACAAAATGCGGATGAGTCCGCAGGGCACGTTAAAGCGTTTTGCCGTCATAAGTACTGCTGCTGCTTCCATTTCTTCACAAAGTGCTCCCGTCGCTTCTACCCTCCGGGCAATCACCGCTGGATCGGCATTCCACTCGTCACTCGATGCAATCGTACCGATGAGGACATTTCCTCCCAAATAATTGGAAAGACCCTTTTTTAGCCAGGAAGTCATTCCTGCGTCCGCATGCATGAGCGGCGGTTTTTCCGGGAAAATGGAAGCTGCAACCGATTCATGTTCGATTCGTCCCAGATCCATATACCGCGTATGCCCGTCACCCGTATAAAGAGCATTGCCGTTATAAACGGTTTCGCCGATGACGATGTCTCCTACCCGGGCGTCAAGGCCATAACCGCCCGCTGTGCCCTGGTTCAGTACGGCCGTGGGATGAAATACCTGACAGCCCAGAGCGGTAGCGGCACCGGCGGCCGCTGTTCCGATTCCTGTTTGGGAAATGACGACAGGCACCCTGCCCAGTTTGCCCTGCCAGAAAAGGAAATCTCCCATGACACTTTTTTGAGGCTTTGTTAGCCTTGCCAGATAAGGAGCTACTTCCAGTTCCATGGCACCTTGAAGTAAAACCGGCCCTCCCGAAAGGAAGGCCGGCATATTAATAAGTTTCTCCATTGCTTACTCCATGGCAAAGACGGTATTCACCGTCACACTGATGGTGTAAGGTTTCGGAACAAGTTCCGTAGGAGCGGAGCCTGCCGTATCATTTGCTTTAGCGAGCATGATGCGCGGGGAAGCCTGCATTTCGAAGTTGGACTGCGTAACACTGGCCTGACGCAGCGCCCCAAGACCGCGGCCGCCGGCATTAGCAATAGCCTGCGCATTCAGTCTGGCATTAGCCACTGCTTCCGACATAAGCTGACGGCGGTACACATCAGCCTGCTGCACACCGTACGAAATGGAATCGATGCGGTTCACGCCGATACCCAGCAGGCTATCGGTCACCGTACCGAGTTGTTTCAGGTCCTTTACTTTAGCTGTCCAGGTAGCGTACAGACGATAACCGTTTAGTTTCTGACGGCCATTTCTCTCATACGTATAATACGGAGCTACATTGTAACGGGTCGTTGCCAGGTCTTCCATCGGAATTCCCATGGAAAGGACTTTAGAAATGACGCGATTGGAAATCAC
Proteins encoded in this window:
- a CDS encoding 5'-methylthioadenosine/S-adenosylhomocysteine nucleosidase, translating into MEKLINMPAFLSGGPVLLQGAMELEVAPYLARLTKPQKSVMGDFLFWQGKLGRVPVVISQTGIGTAAAGAATALGCQVFHPTAVLNQGTAGGYGLDARVGDIVIGETVYNGNALYTGDGHTRYMDLGRIEHESVAASIFPEKPPLMHADAGMTSWLKKGLSNYLGGNVLIGTIASSDEWNADPAVIARRVEATGALCEEMEAAAVLMTAKRFNVPCGLIRILSNNNRTGLPFDSSVCETLAEALSKSLGLA
- a CDS encoding SIMPL domain-containing protein (The SIMPL domain is named for its presence in mouse protein SIMPL (signalling molecule that associates with mouse pelle-like kinase). Bacterial member BP26, from Brucella, was shown to assemble into a channel-like structure, while YggE from E. coli has been associated with resistance to oxidative stress.), which gives rise to MKKAALVLAFFVCVFGFSTPKVMAEQPLDTVSISGYATRTVAPDMATVTFTYETTGDTVEAVRQEGAVISNRVISKVLSMGIPMEDLATTRYNVAPYYTYERNGRQKLNGYRLYATWTAKVKDLKQLGTVTDSLLGIGVNRIDSISYGVQQADVYRRQLMSEAVANARLNAQAIANAGGRGLGALRQASVTQSNFEMQASPRIMLAKANDTAGSAPTELVPKPYTISVTVNTVFAME